The following proteins come from a genomic window of Rutidosis leptorrhynchoides isolate AG116_Rl617_1_P2 chromosome 10, CSIRO_AGI_Rlap_v1, whole genome shotgun sequence:
- the LOC139870412 gene encoding uncharacterized protein: MADYLAETAADIPVIYDSELLLAPSPELWELYNNGAASSEGAGAGLILTGPHQQEHTYELMFNFKMTNNEAEYEALLAGMHIARELGVKKLQAYVDSQLVANQINGTFDANEKSMQSYLALVHSLADIFIDFRISQIPRSQNKQADVLSKLVALTFNHLEKKLLVEQVFKKSTKPEVTVASVEEEEATWMTDIIEFLRTGSLPENEKEAMKIRVKAPNYELMYADTAERIRVCQECQLHAPVSRALQHPMIPITSPWPFCNWAIDIVGPFLKGAGNAEYLVVAIDFFTKGVEAKPLRTITSKRIRDFFWESIVCRFGIPNKIVSDNGTQFEGNPFRSWSQDLNIKQRFTFVAHPQANGQCEVTNRDIVHTIKASLVYGSEAVIPAEIIVPTERMLSYSEEGNDEKLRTNLDYMEERREMAAIREAANKQRIAKYYDKRVRARSYKVGDLVWHDNQASRAQNTGKLGPNWEGPYKVIGISNTGTYKLAELKGNPIKQSWHATALNKCYM, from the exons ATGGCCGACTATCTGGCCGAAACAGCCGCTGATATACCGGTGATCTACGACTCTGAACTACTCCTCGCGCCTTCTCCCGAACTATGGGAGCTCTATAACAACGGCGCAGCAAGCTCCGAGGGCGCTGGAGCAGGTTTAATCCTCACAGGTCCGCATCAGCAAGAGCATACATACGAGCTGATGTTTAACTTTAAGATGACAAACAACGAGGCAGAATATGAGGCACTATTAGCAGGGATGCATATAGCCCGGGAGTTGGGAGTAAAAAAGCTACAAGCCTATGTGGATTCGCAATTAGTCGCTAATCAGATAAATGGCACGTTCGACGCCAATGAAAAATCCATGCAATCATACCTAGCTCTGGTCCACTCTCTAGCGGATATATTCATCGACTTCAGAATCAGTCAAATCCCTAGGAGTCAGAACAAACAGGCGGACGTACTTAGTAAGTTGGTAGCTCTCACCTTCAACCATTTGGAAAAGAAGCTACTAGTAGAACAAGTTTTCAAGAAATCCACTAAGCCTGAGGTAACAGTTGCATCTGTCGAAGAGGAAGAAGCGACTTGGATGACAGACATCATAGAATTCCTGCGAACTGGGTCCTTACCTGAAAACGAGAAGGAAGCAATGAAGATCAGGGTGAAAGCGCCAAATTATGAACT GATGTACGCTGACACGGCAGAAAGGATAAGAGTCTGCCAAGAATGTCAATTGCACGCACCAGTTAGCAGAGCGCTGCAACACCCAATGATACCTATCACGTCACCATGGCCGTTCTGCAATTGGGCTATCGACATAGTAGGACCTTTCCTAAAGGGTGCTGGGAATGCTGAATACCTAGTGGTCGCTATCGACTTCTTCACTAAAGGGGTAGAAGCGAAACCCCTGCGCACCATCACCAGTAAGCGGATCCGAGATTTTTTCTGGGAAAGCATTGTATGTAGGTTCGGAATACCTAACAAAATTGTCAGCGACAATGGAACACAATTCGAAGGCAACCCCTTCCGCAGTTGGAGTCAGGATTTGAACATCAAGCAACGTTTCACCTTCGTGGCGCACCCTCAGGCTAATGGCCAATGTGAGGTTACGAACAGGGATATTGTGCACACCATCAAAGCAAG CTTGGTATACGGCTCTGAGGCGGTGATCCCAGCAGAGATAATCGTCCCAACAGAAAGAATGTTGTCATACAGTGAAGAGGGAAATGATGAAAAGCTGCGCACCAACTTGGACTACATGGAAGAACGCAGAGAAATGGCGGCAATTCGTGAAGCGGCCAATAAACAACGCATCGCAAAATATTACGATAAGCGTGTGCGGGCAAGGTCATACAAAGTGGGAGACCTTGTGTGGCACGACAACCAAGCGAGCAGGGCCCAAAACACTGGAAAGTTGGGGCCAAACTGGGAGGGACCTTACAAGGTCATTGGAATCAGTAACACTGGAACTTACAAACTGGCAGAGCTAAAGGGTAATCCAATTAAGCAGAGCTGGCATGCTACCGCGCTTAACAAATGCTACATGTAA